In Acidovorax sp. GBBC 1281, a single window of DNA contains:
- a CDS encoding terminase small subunit, translated as MATGNRKTPKSAPSIKAGSKAAPTSPINWTGVKKAYCGSHQSTRAIGSQFGVSHTMVAKRAAAEGWERPPKEEKAERAKVNTRKAGNSAPTPENGAVGLDARVQRFVSEFLIDLNGSQAYMRAVPGTVEKTARTMASRLLARVDVQAAIKAGQTHLQGVAQVSAARVIQEIALIAFADPRELVETKVGCCRHCWGTNFLRQRTQVQRDTDFELWRKKAKPDEVFDEEGGTGFNPHLPPNPECIECCGDGLSRDVIKDTRYLSPAAAALYAGVRRTKEGFQVLTQDKGAALDRLARHLGVFEKDNGQRNDPLALRSMSDTERAVRMSAVLQGNPALLAMFAQLTGGGEQQ; from the coding sequence ATGGCAACTGGCAACCGCAAGACCCCCAAATCCGCACCCAGCATCAAGGCAGGCAGCAAGGCCGCGCCCACGTCCCCCATCAACTGGACGGGTGTGAAGAAGGCCTACTGCGGTAGCCATCAGTCCACCCGCGCCATCGGCAGCCAGTTCGGCGTCTCCCACACCATGGTGGCCAAGCGCGCCGCCGCCGAGGGCTGGGAGCGGCCCCCCAAGGAAGAAAAGGCCGAGCGGGCGAAGGTAAATACCCGGAAAGCGGGGAATTCCGCACCTACTCCCGAAAATGGGGCGGTCGGCTTGGACGCTCGGGTGCAGCGCTTCGTCTCCGAATTCCTGATCGATCTGAACGGGAGCCAGGCGTACATGCGCGCCGTGCCCGGAACGGTTGAGAAGACTGCGCGGACCATGGCTTCCCGCCTGTTGGCGAGAGTGGACGTGCAGGCAGCCATCAAGGCCGGCCAGACGCACCTGCAGGGGGTCGCCCAGGTCTCAGCAGCCCGCGTGATCCAGGAGATCGCCCTGATCGCATTTGCCGACCCCCGCGAGCTTGTCGAGACCAAAGTCGGCTGCTGCCGGCACTGCTGGGGCACCAACTTCCTGCGCCAGCGCACCCAGGTCCAACGCGACACTGACTTCGAGCTGTGGCGCAAGAAGGCCAAGCCGGACGAGGTGTTCGACGAGGAGGGCGGTACCGGTTTCAACCCGCACCTGCCGCCCAACCCTGAATGCATTGAGTGCTGTGGGGACGGTCTGTCGCGCGACGTGATCAAGGACACCCGCTACCTGAGCCCAGCGGCCGCGGCTCTCTATGCCGGCGTGCGCCGCACGAAGGAGGGCTTTCAGGTCCTCACGCAGGACAAGGGCGCGGCGCTGGACCGCCTGGCCCGGCACCTGGGCGTGTTCGAGAAGGACAACGGCCAGAGAAACGACCCGCTGGCTCTGCGCTCGATGTCCGACACCGAGCGCGCGGTGCGAATGTCGGCCGTCCTGCAGGGAAACCCGGCGCTGCTGGCGATGTTCGCGCAGCTGACGGGCGGAGGTGAACAGCAATGA
- a CDS encoding N4-gp56 family major capsid protein translates to METNFAALLPVHKIAWEREVWSAARDAMFLKNFMGTGENNVVQRITSLTQTEKGDQVIMQLVADLVGDGQIGDNEREGNEEAMQNFAQILNIDLMTHSVRNKGKLADQSSTINFREQGRDKLAHWLADRTDQLAFLTMSGISYAFNNDGSARVGSPFPSLSFAADVTAPTSKRALMWDGTGLQVSNTASITNAYLPKYAMIVDAIAYAKSHRIKPLKKDGKSYYVMFVQPGTLAALKKDPDYQRAVVQVAAKSGMDSPWFTGAAVTVDGAVIHEFNLVFNNKGAPNGSKWGAGGNVNGTRTLLCGAQALGMADISLPTWTEKLFQYDSVCGINVDKMHGLLKPKFYSIYDKSEEDFSVLTIDHFLQ, encoded by the coding sequence ATGGAAACCAATTTCGCAGCACTGCTGCCTGTGCACAAGATCGCCTGGGAGCGTGAAGTCTGGAGCGCCGCGCGCGACGCGATGTTCCTCAAGAACTTCATGGGCACCGGCGAGAACAACGTGGTGCAGCGCATCACGAGCCTCACCCAAACCGAGAAGGGCGATCAAGTCATCATGCAGCTGGTGGCCGACCTGGTGGGCGATGGCCAGATCGGTGACAACGAGCGCGAGGGCAACGAAGAGGCCATGCAGAACTTCGCCCAGATCCTCAACATCGACCTGATGACGCACTCGGTGCGCAACAAGGGCAAGCTGGCCGATCAGAGCTCCACGATCAACTTCCGCGAGCAAGGCCGCGACAAGTTGGCTCACTGGCTGGCCGATCGTACGGATCAGCTGGCATTCCTGACCATGTCGGGCATCAGCTACGCATTCAACAACGACGGTTCTGCGCGGGTGGGCTCGCCTTTCCCCAGCCTGTCGTTCGCGGCCGATGTGACGGCACCCACGAGCAAGCGTGCACTGATGTGGGATGGCACGGGCCTGCAGGTGTCCAACACTGCGAGCATCACGAACGCCTACCTGCCGAAGTACGCCATGATCGTGGACGCCATCGCCTACGCGAAGTCGCACCGCATCAAGCCGCTGAAGAAGGACGGCAAGTCCTACTACGTGATGTTCGTGCAGCCCGGCACGCTCGCCGCGTTGAAGAAGGACCCCGACTACCAGCGTGCTGTGGTGCAGGTGGCGGCCAAGTCCGGCATGGACTCGCCCTGGTTCACGGGCGCCGCCGTCACGGTGGATGGCGCTGTGATCCACGAATTCAACCTGGTCTTCAACAACAAGGGTGCGCCCAACGGCTCGAAGTGGGGTGCTGGCGGCAATGTCAACGGCACCCGCACGCTGCTGTGCGGCGCCCAGGCGCTCGGCATGGCCGACATCAGCCTGCCGACCTGGACTGAAAAGCTTTTCCAGTACGACAGCGTGTGCGGCATCAACGTGGACAAGATGCACGGCCTGCTGAAGCCCAAGTTCTACAGCATCTACGACAAGTCGGAGGAGGACTTCAGCGTTCTCACGATCGACCACTTCCTGCAATAA
- a CDS encoding terminase, which translates to MKLAVPTPEQILATFKGMTPEMRAAVDSFLMMASPAIWVPQAGPQSAAYHSKADIVFYGGSAGGGKSELLLGLSLTEQEHSIIFRREAVQLIGLEERMTAILGSRLGYNGQDHLWRLPDKKVLELGSVQKPDDWMKYQGRPHDFKGFDEITHFTEMQFRTLIGWMRTDNPDVRQRVVAAGNPPTTAEGEWVKRYWAAWLDPQHPNPAKPGELRWYVTNERGDDQEVPDATPVMVGGELMEPKSRTFIPSRVDDNLFLTTTGYKSTLQALPEPLRSQMLRGDFNAGSVDPVWQLIPTDWVKAAQARWRDRDAKGLMTAMGFDPSRGGQDKSSAARRHGQWFDKIVSAPGVVTKDGPSAAGFVAPLIRDGAVVCIDSIGIGSSALDFIKGLGLHVHAVVGSEGSTLMDKSGQLHFRNKRAEMYWLLREALDPTNPDPIALPPDQELAGDLTAPRYKVVTMGRSAAILISSKDDIRLVLGRSPDKGDAVAMTFAADIPKPVPKPRAKTWRDSLAQHRSLSSDDQSAY; encoded by the coding sequence ATGAAGCTGGCCGTCCCCACGCCCGAGCAGATCCTGGCCACCTTCAAGGGCATGACGCCTGAGATGCGTGCGGCGGTGGACTCCTTCCTGATGATGGCCAGTCCGGCCATCTGGGTGCCGCAGGCCGGCCCGCAGTCGGCGGCCTACCATTCGAAGGCCGACATCGTCTTCTACGGTGGCAGCGCGGGTGGGGGCAAGTCGGAGCTGCTGCTGGGACTGAGCCTGACCGAGCAGGAGCACAGCATCATCTTCCGCCGCGAGGCCGTCCAACTGATCGGCCTGGAAGAGCGCATGACAGCCATCCTCGGGTCGCGGCTCGGGTACAACGGCCAAGACCACCTCTGGCGCCTGCCGGACAAGAAGGTGCTGGAGCTGGGCAGCGTGCAGAAGCCTGACGACTGGATGAAGTACCAAGGCCGGCCGCACGACTTCAAAGGCTTCGACGAGATCACCCACTTCACGGAGATGCAGTTCCGCACGCTGATCGGCTGGATGCGGACTGACAACCCGGATGTGCGCCAGCGGGTGGTGGCCGCTGGGAACCCGCCAACCACGGCCGAGGGCGAGTGGGTGAAACGGTACTGGGCCGCATGGCTGGATCCGCAGCACCCCAACCCAGCCAAGCCGGGAGAGTTGCGCTGGTATGTGACCAATGAGCGCGGCGACGACCAGGAGGTGCCAGACGCTACGCCGGTCATGGTGGGCGGCGAGCTCATGGAGCCCAAAAGCCGCACGTTCATCCCCTCGCGCGTCGACGACAACCTGTTCCTGACCACCACCGGCTACAAGTCCACCCTGCAGGCGTTGCCCGAGCCGCTGCGCTCTCAGATGCTGCGCGGCGACTTCAACGCCGGCTCTGTGGACCCTGTCTGGCAACTGATCCCCACCGACTGGGTGAAGGCGGCTCAGGCCAGGTGGCGGGATCGAGACGCCAAGGGCCTGATGACCGCCATGGGCTTCGATCCGTCGCGAGGTGGCCAGGACAAATCGTCTGCCGCCCGCCGGCACGGCCAGTGGTTCGACAAGATCGTCTCGGCCCCTGGTGTGGTCACGAAGGACGGCCCATCGGCGGCCGGGTTCGTCGCACCGCTGATCCGTGATGGCGCGGTGGTGTGCATCGACTCCATCGGCATCGGTTCATCGGCTCTGGACTTCATCAAGGGCCTGGGCCTGCACGTGCACGCGGTGGTGGGCTCCGAAGGCAGCACCCTGATGGACAAGTCCGGCCAGCTGCACTTCCGCAACAAGCGGGCCGAGATGTACTGGCTGCTGCGGGAGGCGCTGGACCCCACGAACCCTGATCCGATCGCGCTGCCGCCCGATCAGGAACTGGCGGGCGACCTGACGGCCCCCCGATACAAGGTGGTGACCATGGGACGCAGCGCGGCCATCCTGATCAGCAGCAAGGACGACATCCGCCTGGTGCTAGGCCGCAGCCCAGATAAGGGCGACGCGGTCGCCATGACGTTCGCCGCCGACATTCCGAAACCAGTCCCCAAGCCAAGAGCCAAGACTTGGCGCGACAGCCTGGCCCAGCACCGATCTCTCTCCTCCGACGACCAGTCGGCCTACTGA
- a CDS encoding ATP-binding protein, with translation MADAQPAVATLATCDKHGPYEAKPFFPNSRKLAGCPTCERERQAAEEREAKEAMAAGRLARRLAKSGLQPRMLAASFENFVCDSDEQRRVLAACRNFAETFDEASGGGLWLIGAPGTGKTHLGSSMVQHVIRAKHEMAGLFSARQIINMQRASWGGVKGGHRTHRASDPWDMPEDDAFADLRTTSEVVDFMAELPLLVLDEVGVGFQSNAEQVQLYDVIDMRYQHCRPTVVISNLPPAELKTVLGDRSYDRLREGAKVLACNWPSARGVNRAPCPAGEE, from the coding sequence GTGGCCGATGCGCAACCCGCTGTAGCCACGCTGGCGACATGCGACAAGCATGGGCCCTATGAAGCCAAGCCCTTCTTTCCCAACTCGCGCAAGTTGGCCGGGTGCCCAACCTGCGAGAGGGAAAGACAGGCCGCAGAGGAGCGCGAGGCGAAGGAAGCGATGGCAGCTGGCCGGCTGGCGCGACGACTTGCCAAGAGCGGCCTGCAGCCCCGGATGCTCGCTGCGTCGTTCGAAAACTTCGTGTGCGACAGTGACGAGCAGCGCAGAGTGCTGGCGGCCTGCCGGAACTTCGCGGAAACGTTCGACGAAGCCAGCGGTGGTGGCCTATGGCTTATCGGCGCGCCCGGCACGGGCAAGACCCACTTGGGCAGCTCCATGGTCCAGCACGTGATCCGCGCGAAGCACGAGATGGCCGGACTGTTCAGCGCCCGCCAGATCATCAACATGCAGCGCGCCAGTTGGGGCGGCGTGAAGGGTGGGCACCGCACGCACAGGGCCTCAGACCCCTGGGACATGCCGGAGGACGACGCATTCGCGGATCTGCGCACAACCTCTGAGGTGGTGGACTTCATGGCCGAGCTGCCGCTGCTGGTGCTGGACGAGGTCGGCGTCGGGTTCCAAAGCAACGCAGAGCAGGTGCAGCTCTACGACGTGATCGACATGCGATACCAGCACTGCCGGCCCACGGTCGTCATCTCCAACCTGCCGCCAGCCGAACTGAAAACCGTCCTGGGCGACCGAAGCTACGACCGCTTGCGCGAGGGCGCAAAAGTCCTGGCTTGCAACTGGCCGAGTGCGCGGGGTGTCAACCGCGCTCCTTGTCCGGCCGGGGAGGAATAA
- a CDS encoding portal protein, translating into MTSTTISPLTTLADDPARENWDRYQYGKDRGHLEYSQHAARCEDMYMGQGKQWLAATRAQMALERRPLYEFNEIKPSINSAIGHQIHNRMDIAFKPRGGDSDLHTATILSKVTMQVAAQAALHWKETQVYGDGLIEQRGYYDLRMDFDTNIKGEIAVSTRDPRDVIPDPDSKSYDPDEWADVTISRWLTLDEIEQLWGKDARKKAEVSGDEGPDFGDTDEEAERPKFASRRTGTTYDALGRQADGLKRYRVIDRQKFVYEMTPCMVWPQSGDVQVEATMAADSVADALATGAVRARRMRRRVKWIVSTFTATLHNTYSPYDHFTIVPYFAYFRRGRTGGMVDDAIGPQEVLNKAVSQVVHIVNTSANSGWTVEENSLTNMSTEDLSKNGAKTGLVIEYKKGSKPPQKIQPNQIPTGVTHLIDRADKALKDVTVPESMRGTQGPETSGIAIQAKQFASQQQLAVPLDNLAYTRHLLAHRILKLIQRYYDSYRVFRITETNPLTGKPKEEVLEINKFDPATGGYINDVTIGTYDVVITEQPMQVTFENSQFQQAIEMRREGVRIPDTAVVRYSALSDKHELLESMQSAQQPPADPTVEARVRLLDAQTRKADVQATDTQVKSQFSAIQTAQVIAQTPATAALADGLLKSAGAVDHDRGPIVPQPPSGLPTVDLPQNTDPLNPANPASPAAGASEGIETLAADGLQP; encoded by the coding sequence ATGACCAGCACCACCATCTCCCCACTGACCACGCTCGCAGACGACCCAGCGCGCGAGAACTGGGACCGTTACCAGTACGGCAAGGACCGCGGCCACCTGGAGTACAGCCAGCACGCCGCTCGCTGTGAGGACATGTACATGGGCCAGGGAAAGCAGTGGCTGGCCGCCACGCGCGCCCAGATGGCGCTGGAGCGTCGGCCGCTGTACGAGTTCAACGAGATCAAGCCCAGCATCAATTCGGCCATCGGGCACCAAATCCACAACCGGATGGACATCGCGTTCAAGCCGCGCGGCGGGGACTCGGATCTCCACACCGCGACGATCTTGTCGAAGGTGACCATGCAGGTGGCAGCCCAGGCCGCGCTCCACTGGAAGGAGACCCAGGTCTACGGCGACGGCCTGATCGAGCAGCGCGGGTACTACGACCTGCGCATGGACTTCGACACCAACATCAAGGGCGAGATCGCTGTCAGCACGCGCGATCCCCGGGACGTCATCCCCGATCCTGACTCGAAGTCCTACGACCCGGATGAGTGGGCAGACGTCACGATCTCCCGCTGGCTCACCCTGGACGAGATCGAGCAACTGTGGGGAAAGGACGCCCGCAAGAAGGCCGAAGTATCGGGTGACGAGGGGCCTGACTTCGGCGACACCGATGAAGAGGCGGAGCGGCCCAAGTTCGCCAGCCGGCGCACCGGCACCACCTATGACGCCCTGGGTCGCCAGGCGGATGGGCTCAAGCGCTATCGGGTCATTGATCGTCAGAAGTTCGTCTACGAAATGACGCCCTGCATGGTCTGGCCGCAGTCGGGCGATGTGCAGGTCGAGGCCACCATGGCGGCGGACTCTGTGGCGGACGCCCTGGCAACAGGCGCCGTGCGGGCCAGGCGGATGCGGCGCCGCGTCAAGTGGATTGTGAGCACGTTCACTGCCACGCTGCACAACACATACAGCCCCTACGACCACTTCACCATCGTCCCTTACTTCGCCTACTTCCGCCGCGGGCGCACGGGCGGCATGGTGGACGATGCTATCGGGCCGCAGGAGGTTCTCAACAAGGCCGTGTCTCAGGTGGTGCACATCGTGAACACCAGCGCGAACAGCGGCTGGACGGTGGAGGAAAACTCGCTCACCAACATGTCCACCGAAGACCTCTCCAAGAACGGCGCCAAGACGGGCTTGGTGATCGAGTACAAGAAGGGCTCCAAGCCTCCCCAGAAGATCCAGCCGAACCAGATCCCGACGGGTGTCACGCACCTCATTGATCGGGCAGACAAGGCGTTGAAGGACGTGACCGTGCCGGAGTCGATGCGCGGAACCCAAGGCCCGGAGACGTCAGGGATCGCCATCCAGGCCAAGCAGTTCGCGAGCCAGCAGCAGCTGGCTGTGCCCCTGGACAACCTGGCGTACACGCGGCACCTGCTCGCCCACCGAATCCTGAAGCTGATCCAGCGCTACTACGACAGCTACCGGGTCTTCCGCATCACCGAGACCAACCCCTTGACGGGAAAGCCGAAGGAGGAGGTCCTGGAGATCAACAAGTTCGACCCGGCCACTGGTGGCTACATCAACGACGTGACCATCGGCACCTACGACGTGGTCATCACCGAGCAGCCGATGCAGGTGACCTTCGAGAACAGCCAGTTCCAGCAGGCCATCGAGATGCGGCGCGAGGGCGTGCGCATCCCTGACACGGCGGTGGTGCGCTACTCGGCGCTGTCGGACAAGCACGAGCTGCTGGAGTCGATGCAGAGCGCCCAGCAGCCGCCCGCGGATCCTACGGTCGAGGCGCGTGTGCGCCTGCTCGATGCGCAGACCCGAAAGGCGGACGTTCAGGCCACCGATACGCAGGTCAAGAGCCAGTTCAGCGCCATCCAGACAGCGCAGGTCATTGCTCAGACGCCTGCCACCGCTGCGCTGGCAGACGGCTTGCTCAAGTCGGCGGGCGCGGTGGATCACGACAGGGGCCCCATCGTGCCCCAGCCGCCGAGTGGCCTGCCCACGGTGGACCTGCCGCAGAACACAGACCCCTTGAACCCAGCGAACCCGGCCAGCCCTGCTGCGGGCGCGAGCGAAGGCATTGAAACCCTGGCCGCTGATGGCCTGCAACCCTGA
- a CDS encoding phage adaptor protein, translated as MKVEDFISDFRATVDDVELPYLWSSELIVRYLNEAVQEACERAKLIEDRLTPAVSTITLEPNVSTYQLHPSVFEIKRITLRGKPLDETSVEALDEDCCGWESMKGLPRWYIFEQASGTRSASLRLVRTPTEADTLALTVYRGALKPLCADLDQGRPEIPERFHERLMDWVLHRAYLKQDADTFDPGKAAESLALFVQAFGERPDANVQRKQRDRRPPIVRSNW; from the coding sequence ATGAAGGTAGAGGACTTCATCTCCGATTTCCGAGCGACAGTCGACGATGTCGAGCTGCCGTATCTCTGGTCGTCGGAGTTGATCGTCCGCTACCTGAACGAGGCGGTGCAGGAGGCCTGCGAGCGAGCCAAGCTCATCGAGGACCGCCTGACACCCGCTGTCAGCACGATCACCCTGGAGCCCAACGTTTCCACCTATCAGCTCCACCCGAGCGTCTTCGAGATCAAGCGCATCACGCTGCGTGGCAAGCCGCTGGACGAGACGAGCGTGGAGGCGCTGGACGAGGACTGCTGCGGCTGGGAGAGCATGAAGGGTCTTCCCCGGTGGTATATCTTCGAGCAGGCCAGTGGCACGCGATCCGCCAGCTTGCGCCTGGTGCGCACGCCCACTGAGGCCGACACGCTGGCCCTGACGGTCTACCGCGGCGCCCTCAAGCCGTTGTGTGCCGACCTTGACCAGGGCCGCCCCGAGATCCCAGAGCGCTTCCACGAGCGGCTGATGGATTGGGTGCTGCACCGGGCCTACCTCAAGCAGGACGCCGACACATTCGATCCCGGGAAGGCCGCAGAGTCCCTCGCCCTGTTCGTCCAAGCCTTCGGCGAGCGACCCGACGCGAACGTGCAGCGCAAGCAGCGCGACCGCAGGCCCCCCATCGTGCGCAGTAACTGGTGA